One window of the Larus michahellis chromosome 24, bLarMic1.1, whole genome shotgun sequence genome contains the following:
- the PYGO2 gene encoding pygopus homolog 2: protein MVRPAPRRPAPRAVIGSAPSLLPVPVGGAAEGLWRRAGSEAMAAPHAEKLEGGGGGGGGGGVPAPPPPPGPPHPAGGAAAGGPGRKQGKAGLQMKSPEKKRRKSNTQGPAYSHLSEFAPPPTPMVDHLVASNPFEDDFGAPKTGAAPAAFLGSPVPFGGFRVQGGMSPQVPPGYGGGPQPLRRQPPPPFAPGQMGPAFGMPPQNPGYVQPGAMSFPGQPFGQPLGQNFSPPAGQLMQGPVGGFGPMISPTMGQPPRGGDMGPGPALNPPGGPAVAQRFGQPGNLFGQSPLQRPGQNVPPLPPTASPFPGADPGFPPGGEEGGKTLNPPPSTFAQETHSGSPAAAVNGAQPPFAPGSAARAAGTPETNSLPPPPPGKAAGGSGHQPPPGLVYPCGACRNEVNDDQDAILCEASCQKWFHRECTGMTENAYGLLTTEASAVWACDFCLKTKEIQSVYVREGMGQLVAANDG from the exons ATGGTTCGTCCCGCTCCCCGGCGTCCCGCCCCGCGCGCGGTGATTGGCTCCGCGCCGTCGCTACTTCCGGTTCCGGTCGGCGGCGCGGCGGAGGGGCTATGGCGGCGGGCCGGCTCTGAGGCCATGGCGGCCCCACACGCGGAGAagctggagggaggaggcggaggaggtggaggaggaggcgtcccggccccgccgccccctccggGACCTCCGCACCCCGCgggaggcgccgccgccggcgggcccGGCCGGAAGCAGGGGAAGGCAG GGCTGCAGATGAAGAGCCCCGAGAAGAAGCGTCGTAAATCCAACACGCAG ggCCCGGCCTACTCGCATCTCTCCGAATTCGCCCCGCCGCCCACCCCCATGGTGGATCACCTGGTGGCTTCCAACCCCTTCGAGGATGACTTCGGGGCCCCCAAAAccggggcggcccccgccgccttcCTGGGCAGCCCCGTCCCCTTCGGCGGCTTCCGCGTTCAAGGGGGGATGTCACCACAGGTGCCCCCCGGCTACGgcgggggtccccagcccctgcgGAGGCAGCCACCCCCTCCCTTCGCCCCCGGGCAGATGGGTCCAGCGTTTGGTATGCCCCCCCAGAACCCCGGCTACGTCCAGCCTGGCGCCATGAGCTTCCCCGGGCAGCCCTTTGGGCAGCCCCTTGGACAGAACTTCAGCCCCCCCGCAGGGCAGCTCATGCAGGGGCCCGTGGGGGGCTTCGGGCCCATGATCTCCCCCACCATGGGGCAGCCACCCCGGGGGGGTGACATGGGTCCGGGGCCTGCCCTCAACCCCCCCGGGGGGCCGGCTGTGGCTCAGCGTTTTGGTCAACCTGGCAACCTCTTTGGACAGTCGCCCCTGCAGCGCCCTGGGCAGAacgtgccccccctgccccccacagccagccccttcccgggggccgACCCCGGCTTCCCCccagggggtgaggaggggggcaAGACCCTGaacccaccccccagcacctTTGCCCAGGAGACACATTCAGGCTCCCCTGCCGCCGCCGTCAATGGGGCCCAGCCCCCCTTTGCCCCTGGCAGTgccgcccgcgccgccggcaCCCCCGAGACCAAcagcctcccgccgcctccccctgGCAAAGCGGCCGGCGGGTCAGGCCACCAGCCACCCCCGGGGCTAGTGTACCCCTGCGGAGCTTGCCGCAACGAGGTGAACGACGACCAGGACGCCATCCTGTGCGAGGCATCCTGCCAGAAGTGGTTCCACCGGGAGTGCACCGGGATGACGGAGAACGCCTATGGGCTGCTCACCACCGAGGCCTCCGCCGTCTGGGCCTGCGACTTCTGCCTCAAGACCAAGGAGATCCAGTCGGTTTATGTCCGGGAGGGCATGGGACAGCTGGTGGCCGCCAACGACGGCTGa